The DNA region GGGGCCATTGAAACCAGCTCAATCTTAGGGATTGGTTGGGGGTATCTCGTATCATCGCTGGATTTGGAACTTTTCCATAGAAACACCCACGTCCTGCTACATCCAGGCCCTACCACCTGCAATTCTTTTCCATTTGGTCACATGATCCTCCCCCTTTGCCCTTAAAAAATACACACAGAAATAGGGTGATCCATGGGCCACCCATCGTATTCAGTGTTGTTGCATTCTCTTGGATTCATGGTGGTCCATGGATCACTTGGATTTTGAGCCCTAAACAAACCCCTCAATTTCATAGCTTCTATTCAATGCATATCAAACTGAAAATGAAAAAGGCTAtgaggagaaaaaaaagttgtagTCTTCCAGCCCCAGGTGCTCTAAAAGTGTGGTTTTAATATCTAAGTgaatgattgaattgtttaaaCTGTTGAGAGGTGTGGGAACCTAATTCTAATATAATTTACtccctatttcaattaaaatattttttatactgTTTAATTTCGCCCGTGATTGAAATATGTCACGTATTGTTTGATCCCACAAGTGAGAAAAAATGTTAACTTTTGGAAGAATTGATGTTACATACAACAACATATAGTGCATGTAATGATATTTAGTATCttgttatacgactgtcatacaatttGATAACGTAGTAGTGAAAATTAATTCTTGGACCAgcatttgtaaaaataaataaataaactcaattatataacagtttactaaataatattattaattcgTTTTATTGTTAAACATAATTCTAACTGATCATTTCAATAGATGTCCAAAGTGTTCAAACTCTATCTAGATCTAATTTCTACTGTGTGGTTCTCGAGTATGCCAATGCATGTGTGTACTAGAcacatgttttttattttctcatgcaGACTTTAgattcttacttttatttttgagGGACTGCTTTcgaaaaaaacgttttgaaattttatttttcgttaTAATTAGGATGGTAATTCATATTTGCATGTTGAATTCGAGTCGTATCAAGACATATATATAAGGTTATATAGGTTAACCATACcacgacccatttaattaaacgggtcaaattcTTAAACTATAATTCGCTCATTGTGTGTCGAATTTGTGAgttgtgttaaaaattgtcagccGTAAATGTCGCGTATCAAGTTCAGGTCATGATAAGACATGGGTAAAAGACAATATAAATCAACCTTaacttgacccatttaattaaacgatcAAACTCACCAATTCTAAATCACTGATTTCGTGTTCGATTCGTCAAATTTGTGGGTTTTGATTACACTCGGGTTTAATAAGCAAATGTTTGTCCTCCTTCCTATTTCTTTGGCGTTCAAAGTAAAGCATTGTTTTGGTTGATCATTCATTGATGCCTCAATCATCCTTCTCCGTTCATAAATCCTTTTGAAAGGCACAAAAGCAGTAAAATTgtttgaagaattcaaatgaGAAGTGAGCGGGAATGGATTAATTGTTTTAGTAAAGGTGGAAAGAAGatgcatatttatatatatatatatataaatggtagAAACAAACAATAGACAGTTTTTCTTATGAACAGAGGGAAGAAAGGGAAAAGGtagttgaaatcataaatagattAGACAGGTTTGGTGggtacacagagagagagacttcAAAAGTACTCATCGGTCCTTCCCTTGAACCCAATTTGCCCAAAAGTAAGCACGACGAACAGTCCAAAGTGCCACGTAATCAACCACAACCTGCACACAAAACCCGATGGGTTAGATTTTTGTCAAATCAAGATAATTAATATCAATTTGGATTAGGTGTCGGAAGAAAAcgatttatatttaatttttaatttccataaaaaattaaataatagtcGGCACAACATTGTGAGCCTTCAACCATAgttctaaaacaaaaatctccaGATAAGTTTCACAGCGGTCCCATGGTCTAGTGGTCAGGACATTGGACTCTGAATCCAGTAACCCGAGTTCAAATCTCGGTGggaccttttttttgttttcttctttttacttttttctatttttggtcaTTAACCAGCTTTTGTTCCCAACTTCCAAAACACTACAGCATTCAAGCCCGACCCAGCTTGATCTAGCCAATACTGGGTCGGGCTTTAATTAGCACACGTTTGGTATCTAGGAATAGGCTCAGGAATGTTCGAGTTGGGCCAATCTAGCTGCCTCAAGCCccaaccagaaaaagaaaaagcacttTCGAAGCAAACTCTTCCTTCCTTGTAATTTGAGATATTTAAGGCATCTTTAAGCTTGCGTTTGAGAGggtcaaaaagcttaaaaatggttaaaaaacatttttggcaaaagttatttttgacttaaaaactctatttttcaaacataatctcaaatgacttaaaaactctatttttcaaacataatctcaaacatgATCTTAAAAAGTTTTGGGTTTAGTTTCTTCAGCAAATTGGTAGCAAATACAAGTCTGCTCAGCAATTATCATTCAAAACTTGATCCGACATCCAACTAATTAATCGACTAGgactcatcttacaaatcaatcattataTTTGCGAACTTATGTGGGGTCTACATAAGTTAATGGTGGaccataaaaatttattggttCATCTAttatatttatagaaaaatatgaacaaaacatgagaAACTTATTGAtccttagcatttctctttatatttctCCGAAATCATTGTTCCAGTGCACCAAACCTACCCTAAATTCCACATGGCACACTTGGAAATCAATTCTTATTCTTAAGAAAATTAATACAAGCATAGAATagtacaaataaaataaataaaaaattaaacataaaaaatgaaagatttctataaattaaaaattggaaatATTTAAAACAGAAGTAAAATGGAATGGTACGGCTCACCAGAACTGAGAAGTGAGAGCAGGAGGGGTGGGGAAGTGGGCGAGCTCCGTTCCAATGCTTTCAAAGAAAAGCCCCGTCAAACTCTTGCCGTCGATTGCAGGAATGCTGGATGGCGCCAACCATCCGATTAACCCAAATCCAATTACATTCAGATCCGTGCGCAGCCAATCCCTCTCAAAACTTCCCCAAATAATACAACCCAACAAAAAGTcaaccatcatcatcatcatcaagaaAAGCCAACGGTCTTGATCAGTTAAAACCAAATCAGATTCACCCCCACTACTACTTACCAAGTAAACTTTCCTCCCGATGCACCAGCCTGCCTCAGAGGATTCCTAACACCCACAGAAGACCTCACAAaaccttccaaaaaaaaaaaaaaaactatatgtttatacaataaataataagaataataataataataacaataattatatatatatatatatagcacctGAAGTGAGGCGTGTGGTCTTAGCGGCGGAGAGCCGAGAAGGGGATGACAAGGACGAGGTGCCAAGGCCTACGACGGTTGAAGCGGTGGCAAAGGTTGCAGCCATTTTTAGTAGGAGGGTTTTGGTGAAGCTGAAGAGAGTGGGGTGCTCGGAAATGTAATTGCATGGTGGTAGCTAGCCATTGGCTTTGTGGATTGTGATGGAGATTTTGTGGAGATAGATTGCATGGATGGGCTGCAGTTCAATCACATTGTGCCACGTCGGAGTTCTATGGATAAAGTGGGGTCTGCGTTTGATCTTCATACTGAGATAATGAGGGGAATATTAAGCTCACATGCCAGCGTGGCCGTGACTACTTGTAGTTAGAGTAGGgttgaagatatttttttgaaatactTATTTATAAagtacaaaaattaaaaag from Corylus avellana chromosome ca10, CavTom2PMs-1.0 includes:
- the LOC132164106 gene encoding photosystem I subunit O; translation: MAATFATASTVVGLGTSSLSSPSRLSAAKTTRLTSGFVRSSVGVRNPLRQAGASGGKFTCFERDWLRTDLNVIGFGLIGWLAPSSIPAIDGKSLTGLFFESIGTELAHFPTPPALTSQFWLWLITWHFGLFVVLTFGQIGFKGRTDEYF